A genomic stretch from Ursus arctos isolate Adak ecotype North America unplaced genomic scaffold, UrsArc2.0 scaffold_21, whole genome shotgun sequence includes:
- the SLC16A8 gene encoding monocarboxylate transporter 3 encodes MGAGGPRRGAGPPDGGWGWAVLGACFVVTGFAYGFPKAVSVFFRALMRDFGAGYSDTAWVSSIMLAMLYGTGPVSSILVTRFGCRPVMLVGGLLASAGMVLASFATRLLELYLTAGVLTGLGLALNFQPSLIMLGLYFERRRPLANGLAAAGSPVFLSALSPLGQQLLERFGWRGGFLLLGGLLLHCCACGAVMRPPPGPGPRPRRDSADDAPGEAEAQRAGLRLREAPPGGRPRRRLLDVAVCADRAFGVYAVTKFLMALGLFVPAILLVNYAKDAGVPDADAAFLLSIVGFVDIVARPACGALAGLARLRPRVAYLFSLALMANGLTDLSSARARSYGALVAFCVAFGLSYGMVGALQFEVLMAAVGSHRFPSALGLVLLVEAVAVLIGPPSAGRLVDALKNYEIIFYLAGSEVALAGVFMAVATNCCPRRSRDTRPGQGAEGGASDTEDAEAEGDSEALPTAAEPPGSLEAREVPTPGARPAEPEVEAEPGPDPKSV; translated from the exons ATGGGCGCTGGCGGCCCCCGACGGGGTGCGGGACCCCCAGACGGCGGCTGGGGCTGGGCCGTGCTGGGCGCCTGCTTCGTGGTCACCGGTTTCGCCTACGGCTTCCCCAAGGCCGTGAGCGTCTTCTTCCGCGCGCTCATGCGCGACTTCGGCGCGGGCTACAGCGACACGGCCTGGGTGTCTTCCATCATGCTCGCCATGCTCTACGGCACCG GTCCAGTCTCCAGCATCCTCGTGACCCGCTTTGGCTGCCGCCCGGTGATGCTGGTGGGTGGGCTGTTGGCCTCGGCGGGCATGGTCCTAGCATCCTTCGCCACGCGCCTCCTGGAGCTCTACCTGACGGCCGGGGTGCTCACAG gcctgggcctggccctCAACTTCCAGCCGTCGCTCATCATGCTGGGGCTGTACTTCGAGCGGCGGCGGCCCCTGGCCAACGGGCTGGCGGCGGCGGGCAGCCCCGTGTTCCTGTCGGCGCTGTCGCCGCTCGGCCAGCAGCTGCTCGAGCGCTTCGGCTGGCGCGGCGGCTTCCTGCTGCTCGGCGGCCTCCTGCTGCACTGCTGCGCGTGCGGCGCCGTCATGCGCCCGCCGCCGGGGCCCGGCCCGCGGCCTCGCCGGGACAGCGCGGACGACGCTCCCGGGGAGGCGGAGGCGCAGCGCGCGGGGCTGCGTCTGCGCGAGGCGCCCCCTGGCGGCCGCCCCCGCCGGCGCCTGCTGGACGTGGCCGTGTGCGCCGACCGCGCCTTCGGGGTGTACGCCGTCACCAAGTTCCTGATGGCGCTCGGGCTCTTCGTGCCCGCCATCCTGCTGGTGAACTACGCCAAGGACGCGGGCGTGCCCGACGCCGACGCCGCCTTCCTGCTGTCCATCGTGGGCTTCGTGGACATCGTGGCGCGGCCGGCGTGCGGCGCCCTGGCGGGCCTGGCGCGCCTCCGACCCCGTGTCGCCTACCTCTTCAGCCTGGCCCTGATGGCCAACGGGCTCACGGACCTGAGCAGCGCACGCGCGCGCTCCTACGGCGCCCTTGTCGCCTTCTGCGTCGCCTTCGGCCTTTCGTACGGCATGGTGGGTGCGCTTCAGTTCGAGGTGCTCATGGCAGCGGTGGGCTCGCACCGCTTCCCCAGCGCGCTGGGCCTGGTGCTGCTCGTCGAGGCCGTGGCTGTGCTCATTGGACCGCCCTCTGCCG GCCGCCTGGTGGACGCCCTGAAGAACTACGAGATTATCTTCTACCTGGCCGGCTCCGAGGTGGCCCTGGCCGGGGTCTTCATGGCCGTAGCCACCAACTGTTGCCCGCGTCGCTCTCGGGACACCCGGCCAGGCCAAGGTGCCGAGGGCGGGGCCAGTGACACCGAGGACGCTGAGGCCGAAGGGGACTCGGAGGCCCTGCCCACCGCTGCTGAGCCACCTGGCAGCCTCGAAGCCCGGGAGGTGCCAACCCCGGGGGCTCGGCCCGCGGAACCAGAGGTGGAGGCCGAGCCAGGGCCGGACCCCAAGTCTGTATAG